Proteins encoded in a region of the Leifsonia sp. PS1209 genome:
- the trpC gene encoding indole-3-glycerol phosphate synthase TrpC: MLDDLVAGAREDAERRRAERPLSVVEAEAADRAPALDALSHLAPADRVKIIAEVKRASPSRGSLADIPDPAALAVSYETGGASAISVLTEERRFKGSLADLEAVRDAVSIPVLRKEFVSDPYQVFEARAAGADLVLLIVAALDQRKLVELHELITSLGMTSLVEAHTADELSRALDTGAGLVGVNARNLSTFELDKDLFGRLADRIPSGVIRVAESAVKSADDVAHYRAAGADVVLVGEALVTSDPVATLEEFLVA, encoded by the coding sequence GTGCTGGACGACCTCGTCGCCGGCGCCCGTGAAGACGCCGAGCGGCGCCGGGCAGAGCGCCCGCTGTCCGTTGTCGAGGCCGAGGCGGCCGACCGTGCTCCCGCTCTGGATGCGCTGAGCCACCTCGCCCCCGCCGACCGCGTCAAGATCATCGCCGAGGTGAAGCGCGCGAGCCCGTCCCGCGGCTCGCTCGCCGACATCCCGGATCCAGCGGCCCTCGCCGTCTCGTACGAGACGGGGGGAGCGAGTGCGATCAGCGTCCTCACCGAGGAGCGCAGGTTCAAGGGATCGCTCGCCGATCTGGAGGCCGTGCGCGACGCCGTCTCCATCCCCGTGCTGCGCAAGGAGTTCGTCTCCGACCCGTACCAGGTGTTCGAGGCGCGCGCGGCGGGAGCCGACCTCGTGCTGCTCATCGTCGCTGCGCTCGACCAGCGGAAGCTCGTCGAGCTGCACGAGCTGATCACCTCGCTCGGCATGACCTCGCTCGTCGAGGCGCACACGGCGGACGAGCTCAGCCGTGCGCTCGACACGGGCGCAGGTCTCGTGGGCGTCAACGCCCGCAACCTCTCCACGTTCGAACTGGACAAGGACCTGTTCGGCCGGCTGGCCGACCGCATCCCGTCCGGTGTCATCCGCGTCGCGGAGTCCGCCGTGAAGTCGGCGGACGACGTCGCGCACTATCGGGCGGCCGGCGCAGACGTCGTCCTCGTCGGCGAGGCTCTCGTCACGAGCGACCCCGTCGCGACGCTCGAAGAATTCCTGGTGGCCTGA
- a CDS encoding DUF6704 family protein, with protein sequence MSTESVEPGHGHSPAAWTAVIIMLVAFAIGAVAFFFEAPIVVWSAAGLAIVGLIVGWAMKKAGYGVDGTKYQPKGH encoded by the coding sequence ATGAGCACCGAGTCAGTCGAGCCAGGCCACGGTCACTCGCCGGCGGCGTGGACGGCCGTCATCATCATGCTGGTGGCCTTCGCCATCGGCGCCGTCGCGTTCTTCTTCGAGGCGCCGATCGTCGTCTGGTCGGCCGCTGGACTCGCGATCGTCGGTCTCATCGTCGGCTGGGCCATGAAGAAGGCCGGATACGGCGTCGACGGCACGAAGTACCAGCCGAAGGGCCACTGA
- a CDS encoding Trp biosynthesis-associated membrane protein: protein MSEQSEPVVERPVSRRAKYLTLLALLVGSGLALLASTQTWFTVHLTDVAEHTTTLAVPGSAAAPALTALSLAGLALAAALAIAGPAFRIVLALLGLLLGASVLISSISALADALRASTATITTATGVAGSASIARLVDTVAAEFWPGVAVAGGVVLVLASAAVVVTNRLWPGSSRKYQTRFEDEDGTTLLLDHDAEAEGAEDGATVSEDAEARAAADGETPSGAAAIDKDTAIDSWDDLSRGEDPTR, encoded by the coding sequence GTGAGCGAGCAGTCTGAGCCCGTCGTCGAGCGTCCCGTCTCCCGCAGGGCCAAGTACCTGACGCTGCTGGCGCTGCTGGTCGGCAGCGGCCTCGCCCTGCTCGCATCCACGCAGACCTGGTTCACGGTGCACCTCACCGACGTCGCGGAGCACACCACGACGCTCGCGGTGCCCGGGTCAGCGGCTGCGCCGGCGCTCACCGCGCTCTCGCTGGCCGGGCTGGCCCTCGCGGCCGCGCTGGCCATCGCCGGTCCGGCGTTCCGCATCGTCCTCGCGCTGCTCGGGCTGCTGCTCGGCGCCTCCGTGCTCATCTCCTCGATCAGCGCGCTGGCGGACGCCCTCCGCGCCTCGACGGCGACGATCACCACGGCCACAGGCGTCGCGGGGTCCGCGTCGATCGCACGCCTGGTCGACACGGTCGCCGCCGAGTTCTGGCCGGGCGTCGCCGTGGCGGGCGGGGTGGTGCTTGTACTCGCCAGCGCGGCCGTCGTCGTCACGAACCGGCTCTGGCCGGGCTCGTCGCGCAAGTACCAGACGCGCTTCGAGGACGAGGACGGCACGACGCTCCTCCTCGACCACGACGCGGAGGCCGAGGGCGCCGAAGACGGCGCGACCGTCTCCGAAGACGCGGAGGCGCGTGCCGCCGCGGACGGAGAGACCCCATCCGGTGCAGCGGCCATCGACAAGGACACCGCCATCGACAGCTGGGACGACCTCAGCCGTGGCGAAGACCCCACCCGCTGA
- a CDS encoding anthranilate synthase component I gives MIDTVTSSTTRDAFARLLDDHRVVPVVRELFADGETPVGIYRKLADGRPGTFLLESAEQGGIWSRFSFVGVSSFGVLTQQGDAVRWLDYGIPAERAIGSTADLPPLEALAALYARWQTPRIPGLPPLTGGLVGFIGWEAIRQIERLPHQPPADYDMPGQALAFCSDLVVIDHRYGTVQLIATVLNDGVDDADTMWEAAQQRLDAMQAGLARPSEAWLAQVDLGTPAHPVSRTAKDDFLAAVVTAKERIVDGDIFQVVISQRFELDCEAAPLDVYRVLRSLNPSPYMYLLALERPDGGEYSIVGSSPEALVKVQDGRAFTHPIAGSRPRGASPEEDLDLETSLLADDKERAEHLMLVDLARNDLLKVCAAGSVEVTEFMRVERFSHIMHIVSSVEGDVLPDKTAVDVFRATFPAGTLSGAPKPRALEIIDELEPAQRGVYGGVIGYFGFSGDADLAIAIRTATIMDGVARVQAGGGLVADSVPQSEFEESQNKAAAPLRAVAVANAMRRVTGERAV, from the coding sequence GTGATCGACACCGTCACCAGCTCCACCACCCGCGACGCGTTCGCGCGGCTGCTCGACGACCACAGGGTCGTCCCGGTCGTGCGCGAGCTGTTCGCGGACGGAGAGACCCCTGTCGGCATCTACCGCAAGCTCGCGGACGGACGCCCTGGCACCTTTCTGCTCGAATCGGCGGAGCAGGGCGGCATCTGGTCGCGGTTCTCGTTCGTCGGCGTCTCCTCGTTCGGCGTGCTCACCCAGCAGGGGGATGCGGTCCGCTGGCTCGACTACGGCATCCCGGCGGAGCGGGCCATCGGCTCCACCGCCGACCTGCCGCCGCTGGAAGCCCTCGCCGCGCTGTACGCGCGGTGGCAGACGCCGCGCATCCCCGGCCTGCCCCCGCTGACCGGGGGACTGGTCGGCTTCATCGGCTGGGAGGCGATCCGCCAGATCGAGCGGCTGCCGCACCAGCCGCCCGCGGACTACGACATGCCCGGTCAGGCCCTCGCGTTCTGCTCCGACCTGGTCGTGATCGACCACCGGTACGGCACCGTGCAGCTGATCGCCACCGTGCTCAACGACGGCGTCGACGACGCGGACACGATGTGGGAGGCCGCCCAGCAGCGGCTCGACGCGATGCAGGCCGGTCTCGCCCGGCCGTCGGAGGCGTGGCTCGCCCAGGTCGACCTGGGCACGCCCGCGCATCCGGTGTCGCGCACGGCGAAGGACGACTTCCTGGCCGCCGTGGTGACCGCGAAAGAGCGGATCGTCGACGGCGACATCTTCCAGGTGGTCATCTCCCAGCGCTTCGAGCTGGACTGCGAGGCCGCGCCGCTCGACGTGTACCGCGTGCTGCGCTCGCTCAACCCGAGCCCGTACATGTACCTCCTGGCGCTCGAACGGCCGGACGGCGGGGAGTACTCCATCGTCGGGTCGTCCCCGGAGGCGCTGGTCAAGGTGCAGGATGGGCGCGCGTTCACGCATCCCATCGCCGGGTCCCGACCGCGCGGAGCCTCGCCGGAGGAGGACCTCGACCTGGAGACCTCGCTGCTCGCCGACGACAAGGAGCGCGCCGAGCACCTGATGCTGGTCGACCTGGCCCGCAACGACTTGCTCAAGGTCTGTGCGGCCGGTTCCGTCGAGGTGACGGAGTTCATGCGCGTCGAGCGGTTCAGCCACATCATGCACATCGTGTCGAGCGTCGAGGGCGACGTGCTGCCGGACAAGACGGCGGTGGATGTGTTCCGCGCCACCTTCCCGGCCGGCACCCTCTCCGGCGCCCCGAAGCCGAGGGCGCTGGAGATCATCGACGAGCTGGAACCGGCGCAGCGCGGTGTGTACGGCGGCGTGATCGGCTACTTCGGGTTCTCCGGGGACGCCGATCTCGCCATCGCCATCCGCACGGCGACCATCATGGACGGCGTCGCCCGCGTGCAGGCCGGAGGCGGCCTGGTGGCGGACTCCGTGCCGCAGAGCGAGTTCGAGGAGTCGCAGAACAAGGCGGCTGCCCCGCTGCGCGCGGTCGCCGTGGCGAACGCGATGAGGCGGGTGACCGGTGAGCGAGCAGTCTGA
- the hisI gene encoding phosphoribosyl-AMP cyclohydrolase has protein sequence MTAADPAIIERVAFNGDGLVPAIIQQWDTKEVLMMGWMDAEALSRTLTEGRVTFWSRSRQEYWRKGDTSGHAQYVKGAALDCDGDTLLVTVEQIGAACHTGTRTCFDADQLTPVVGHVEASPTEDS, from the coding sequence ATGACCGCAGCAGACCCCGCCATCATCGAGCGCGTCGCCTTCAACGGTGACGGCCTGGTCCCGGCGATCATCCAGCAGTGGGACACCAAAGAGGTCCTGATGATGGGCTGGATGGACGCGGAGGCGCTCAGCCGCACGCTCACCGAGGGGCGCGTCACCTTCTGGTCGCGCTCCCGCCAGGAGTACTGGCGCAAGGGGGACACGTCCGGGCACGCACAGTACGTCAAGGGCGCTGCGCTCGACTGCGACGGAGACACCCTGCTGGTGACTGTCGAGCAGATCGGCGCCGCCTGCCACACTGGAACCCGCACCTGCTTCGACGCCGACCAGCTCACACCCGTGGTCGGCCACGTCGAGGCGAGCCCCACGGAGGATTCGTGA
- the hisF gene encoding imidazole glycerol phosphate synthase subunit HisF, whose translation MSVAVRVIPCLDVADGRVVKGVNFQNLRDAGDPVALARRYYEQGADELTFLDVTATVDNRSTTYDVVRATAEQVFIPLTVGGGVRSPEDVSRLLASGADKVGVNSAAIARPELVAEIADRFGAQVLVLSLDVKRSAATASGFVVTTHGGRTETDLDALEWAERAIGLGAGELLVNSIDADGTKEGFDTELIRLMRGISSVPVIASGGAGKVADFVPAIEAGADAVLAASVFHSGEMTIGDVKDELVRAGLEIRA comes from the coding sequence ATGTCCGTCGCCGTCCGGGTCATCCCGTGCCTCGATGTGGCAGACGGCCGCGTCGTCAAGGGCGTCAACTTCCAGAACCTGCGTGACGCGGGCGATCCTGTCGCGCTCGCGCGCCGGTACTACGAGCAGGGGGCGGACGAGCTGACCTTCCTCGACGTCACGGCGACGGTCGACAACCGTTCGACCACCTACGACGTGGTGCGCGCGACGGCCGAGCAGGTCTTCATCCCGCTCACCGTCGGCGGCGGCGTGCGCAGCCCGGAGGACGTCTCCCGCCTGCTCGCCAGCGGGGCGGACAAGGTGGGCGTGAACTCCGCCGCCATCGCCCGGCCCGAGCTGGTGGCCGAGATCGCCGACCGGTTCGGCGCGCAGGTGCTCGTGCTCTCGCTCGACGTCAAGCGGTCGGCGGCGACCGCATCCGGATTCGTGGTCACCACGCACGGCGGCCGGACGGAGACCGACCTCGACGCCCTGGAGTGGGCCGAGCGCGCGATCGGGCTGGGGGCCGGCGAGCTGCTGGTCAACTCGATCGACGCCGACGGCACCAAGGAGGGCTTCGACACCGAACTCATCCGGTTGATGCGCGGCATCAGCAGTGTTCCCGTCATCGCCTCCGGCGGTGCTGGGAAGGTCGCAGACTTCGTTCCAGCCATCGAGGCGGGGGCGGATGCGGTACTCGCCGCGAGCGTGTTCCACTCCGGTGAGATGACGATCGGCGATGTGAAGGACGAACTCGTCCGCGCCGGGTTGGAGATCAGGGCATGA
- the hisG gene encoding ATP phosphoribosyltransferase, which yields MLKIAVPNKGSLSETAAQMLHEAGYVGRRDPKELIVTDARNDVEFFYLRPRDIATYVGSGALDVGITGRDLLLDSGSTAGEIASLDFAASTFRFAGPTGSFSALADLDGKRVATSYPGLVGAFLAENGIASTLIKLDGAVESAVRLGVADAVADVVETGTTLRKQGLEIFGPVILESEAVLISSASPAAGVDTLLRRLQGVMVARQYVLIDYNLPAVLLDRAVALTPGVESPTVSPLGEPDWLAVRVMIKRDQVNHIMDALYELGARAILVTSIHAARI from the coding sequence ATGCTGAAGATCGCCGTTCCCAACAAAGGCTCCCTCTCCGAGACCGCGGCGCAGATGCTGCACGAGGCCGGATACGTCGGCCGCCGCGACCCCAAAGAGCTGATCGTCACCGACGCCCGCAACGACGTCGAGTTCTTCTACCTGCGCCCGCGCGACATCGCGACGTACGTCGGCTCCGGCGCGCTCGACGTCGGCATCACCGGCCGTGACCTGCTGCTCGACTCGGGCTCCACGGCCGGCGAGATCGCCTCGCTCGACTTCGCAGCGTCCACCTTCCGGTTCGCGGGCCCCACCGGCTCGTTCTCCGCGCTGGCCGACCTCGACGGCAAGCGCGTCGCCACCAGCTATCCGGGACTCGTCGGGGCGTTCCTCGCCGAGAACGGGATCGCCTCCACCCTCATCAAGCTCGACGGCGCCGTGGAGTCCGCCGTGCGTCTCGGCGTCGCTGACGCGGTGGCCGACGTGGTCGAGACCGGCACGACGCTGCGCAAGCAGGGCCTGGAGATCTTCGGCCCGGTCATCCTCGAGTCGGAGGCCGTGCTGATCTCCTCCGCGTCGCCCGCGGCCGGCGTCGACACGCTGCTGCGCAGGCTGCAGGGCGTCATGGTCGCCCGCCAGTACGTGCTCATCGACTACAACCTGCCCGCCGTGCTGCTCGACAGGGCGGTCGCCCTCACGCCCGGCGTCGAGTCGCCGACCGTGTCCCCGCTCGGGGAGCCGGACTGGCTGGCCGTGCGCGTGATGATCAAGCGCGACCAGGTCAACCACATCATGGATGCGCTCTACGAGCTGGGAGCGCGTGCCATCCTCGTCACGTCGATCCACGCTGCGCGGATCTGA
- a CDS encoding phosphoribosyl-ATP diphosphatase: MKTFDDLFAELSEKAATRPEGSGTVRELDAGVHAIGKKIVEEAAEVWMAAEYQSDEETAEEISQLLYHLQVLLIAKGLSPADVYRHL, encoded by the coding sequence GTGAAAACCTTCGACGACCTCTTCGCCGAGCTCAGCGAGAAGGCCGCGACCCGCCCGGAGGGTTCCGGCACGGTTCGTGAGCTGGATGCTGGCGTGCACGCCATCGGAAAGAAGATCGTGGAGGAGGCGGCCGAGGTCTGGATGGCCGCCGAATACCAGTCGGACGAAGAGACGGCCGAGGAGATCTCGCAGCTGCTCTACCACCTCCAGGTGCTGCTCATCGCGAAGGGCCTCAGCCCCGCGGACGTGTACCGACATCTGTGA
- a CDS encoding IclR family transcriptional regulator C-terminal domain-containing protein: MDDPSAKPAEVGDDHFVQSLARGLAAIRAFDADDPAMTLSEVARKTGMSRAAARRFLLTLIDLGYLRTDGREFQLTAKVLELGYAYLSGQSLPRLATPVLEELSAELGESVSMAVLDGTDIVYVARVHTRRIMSVSIAVGTRFPAYATSMGRVLLAGLTETQIGAVLARSDLRKLTPRTTTDPAALLDAILAVARDGWASVDQELEPGLRSIAVPVRNPAGAVVAAINVSLSAGLLPPEDDVERTTRIRSALLSAADRLLDIQRTVAVPPPMSGGPFAS, from the coding sequence GTGGACGATCCGTCCGCGAAGCCGGCGGAGGTCGGCGACGACCACTTCGTGCAGTCGCTCGCGCGCGGGCTCGCGGCCATCCGCGCCTTCGACGCCGACGACCCGGCCATGACGCTCAGCGAGGTGGCCAGGAAGACCGGGATGAGCCGCGCGGCGGCCCGGCGCTTCCTGCTGACCCTGATCGACCTCGGCTACCTGCGCACGGACGGCCGCGAGTTCCAGCTCACGGCCAAGGTCCTGGAACTCGGATACGCGTACCTCTCCGGCCAGTCCCTCCCTCGGCTCGCCACTCCGGTGCTGGAGGAGCTCTCCGCCGAACTGGGGGAGAGCGTCTCGATGGCCGTGCTCGACGGCACGGACATCGTCTACGTCGCCCGGGTGCACACGCGCAGGATCATGTCGGTCTCCATCGCGGTCGGCACCCGGTTCCCCGCGTACGCGACCTCGATGGGACGCGTGCTACTCGCCGGGCTCACCGAGACACAGATCGGCGCCGTGCTCGCCCGCAGCGACCTCCGGAAGCTGACCCCCAGGACCACGACGGATCCGGCGGCGCTCCTGGATGCGATCCTGGCCGTCGCGCGGGACGGCTGGGCGTCCGTCGACCAGGAGCTGGAACCCGGCCTGCGGTCCATCGCGGTGCCGGTGCGCAACCCCGCGGGCGCCGTCGTGGCCGCGATCAACGTGTCGCTCTCAGCCGGGCTGCTGCCCCCGGAGGACGACGTGGAGCGCACCACGCGCATCCGGAGTGCACTGCTGTCCGCGGCCGATCGGCTGCTCGACATCCAGCGGACCGTCGCCGTTCCGCCGCCGATGTCCGGCGGGCCGTTCGCAAGCTAG
- a CDS encoding 3-oxoacid CoA-transferase subunit B, whose protein sequence is MNAPLTRAELAERVAADIPPGSFVNLGIGQPTLVSDYFAPGQDVILHTENGMLGMGRQAVGEEIDDDLINAGKIPVTELPGASYFHHADSFAIMRGGHLDVCVLGAFQVSASGDLANWHTGEPDAIPAVGGAMDLATGAKQIFIMMNLFGKDGRSKLVPVCDYPVTGIGCVSRVYTDVAVFELADGRVTVTDTFGVTVTELQSRLDVPLDVAPGLAGT, encoded by the coding sequence GTGAACGCACCACTGACCAGGGCTGAGCTGGCCGAGCGCGTGGCCGCCGACATCCCGCCCGGATCGTTCGTGAACCTCGGGATCGGCCAGCCCACGCTCGTCTCTGACTACTTCGCACCAGGCCAGGACGTGATCCTGCACACCGAGAATGGGATGCTCGGCATGGGCCGCCAGGCGGTCGGCGAGGAGATCGACGACGACCTGATCAACGCCGGCAAGATCCCGGTGACCGAGCTGCCCGGCGCGTCGTATTTCCACCACGCGGACTCGTTCGCGATCATGCGCGGCGGCCACCTCGACGTGTGCGTGCTCGGCGCGTTCCAGGTGTCCGCCTCGGGCGACCTGGCCAACTGGCACACCGGGGAGCCGGACGCGATCCCGGCCGTCGGAGGGGCGATGGACCTGGCGACCGGCGCCAAGCAGATCTTCATCATGATGAACCTGTTCGGCAAAGACGGCAGGAGCAAGCTGGTTCCCGTCTGCGACTACCCGGTCACGGGCATCGGATGCGTCAGCCGGGTGTACACCGACGTCGCCGTGTTCGAGCTGGCGGACGGGCGGGTCACGGTGACCGACACCTTCGGCGTGACCGTCACTGAACTACAATCGAGGCTCGATGTCCCGCTCGACGTCGCGCCCGGACTCGCCGGGACCTGA
- a CDS encoding 3-oxoacid CoA-transferase subunit A — MTTITDSALEAVSCIQDGATVLIGGFGKAGQPVELIDALLEHGATDLTVVNNNAGNGDEGLAALIGARRVRKIICSFPRQSDSHRFDEEYRAGRIELELVPQGNLAERIRAAGAGIGGFFTPTGYGTSLADGKETRMLGGVGQVFELPIHGDVALITARTADRQGNLVYRKTARNFGPIMATAAATTIAQVGGVVPTGAIDPETVVTPSIFVNIVVDLKESL; from the coding sequence ATGACCACCATCACCGACAGCGCGCTGGAGGCCGTGTCGTGCATCCAGGACGGCGCGACGGTGCTCATCGGCGGCTTCGGCAAGGCCGGGCAGCCGGTCGAGCTGATCGACGCGCTCCTCGAACACGGTGCGACCGACCTGACGGTCGTCAACAACAACGCGGGTAACGGCGACGAAGGTCTCGCCGCGCTGATCGGGGCGCGCCGGGTGCGGAAGATCATCTGCTCCTTCCCCCGCCAGTCCGACTCGCACCGCTTCGACGAGGAGTACCGCGCGGGCAGGATCGAGCTGGAACTCGTCCCACAGGGCAACCTCGCCGAGCGCATCCGGGCGGCGGGTGCGGGCATCGGCGGCTTCTTCACACCGACCGGCTACGGCACCAGCCTCGCCGACGGCAAGGAGACCAGGATGCTCGGCGGCGTCGGCCAGGTGTTCGAGCTGCCCATCCACGGCGACGTCGCGCTCATCACCGCGCGCACGGCCGATCGGCAGGGCAACCTCGTCTACCGCAAGACGGCCAGGAACTTCGGCCCGATCATGGCGACCGCGGCGGCGACCACGATCGCCCAGGTCGGCGGCGTCGTGCCGACCGGCGCCATCGATCCGGAGACCGTGGTCACCCCGAGCATCTTCGTCAACATCGTGGTCGACCTGAAGGAGTCGCTGTGA
- a CDS encoding thiolase family protein, giving the protein MQHAYLYDAVRTPFGRFGGGLAAIRPDDLAAAVVSGIVERSPALDPERIDGVVFGNANGAGEENRNVARMATLLAGLPTSIPGTTVNRLCGSSLDAAMMASREIEVGDVDLLVVGGVESMTRAPWVLPKTERPYPAGDLGLASTTLGWRLVNPAMPAEWTVSLGEATEILREKCGVTRERQDAFAARSHRLADAAWRAGRYDDQVLGMDGIALERDESIRPGSTVEVLAGLKTVFRPAGDTAEGGTVTAGNASPLTDGAGALLVGSEAAADRLGRAPLARVAGRGAWANEPQLFGFAPVEAANRALKRAGITWAEVGAVELNEAFAAQSLACLDAWPIELAIVNAWGGAIAIGHPLGATGTRLLGTLAARLVAENQRWGVAALCIGVGQGLAIVLENVSGTAVSTTAVSTTAVSTTPGDAA; this is encoded by the coding sequence GTGCAGCACGCATACCTCTACGACGCGGTGCGGACGCCGTTCGGCCGGTTCGGCGGCGGGCTCGCCGCGATCAGGCCGGACGACCTGGCCGCGGCGGTGGTCTCCGGGATCGTCGAGCGGAGCCCGGCTCTCGACCCGGAGCGGATCGACGGCGTCGTGTTCGGCAACGCGAACGGCGCCGGCGAGGAGAACCGCAACGTGGCGAGGATGGCGACCCTGCTCGCCGGGCTGCCCACGAGCATCCCCGGCACGACGGTCAACCGGCTCTGCGGCTCGTCGCTCGACGCGGCGATGATGGCGAGCAGGGAGATCGAGGTGGGCGACGTCGACCTGCTCGTCGTCGGCGGCGTCGAGTCGATGACGCGTGCGCCGTGGGTGCTGCCGAAGACCGAGCGCCCGTATCCCGCGGGCGACCTGGGCCTCGCCTCCACCACGCTCGGCTGGCGGCTGGTGAACCCGGCCATGCCGGCGGAGTGGACGGTTTCGCTCGGCGAGGCCACGGAGATCCTGCGCGAGAAGTGCGGTGTGACGCGCGAGCGGCAGGACGCGTTCGCCGCGCGCTCGCACCGGCTTGCGGACGCCGCCTGGCGCGCAGGACGATACGACGACCAGGTGCTCGGGATGGACGGGATCGCGCTGGAACGCGACGAGAGCATCCGGCCGGGGAGCACGGTCGAGGTGCTCGCCGGGCTGAAGACGGTGTTCCGGCCGGCGGGGGACACCGCGGAGGGCGGCACGGTGACGGCGGGCAACGCGTCTCCGCTCACCGACGGAGCAGGCGCACTGCTCGTCGGCTCGGAGGCCGCGGCCGACCGGCTCGGCCGGGCACCGCTCGCGCGCGTCGCCGGGCGAGGAGCGTGGGCGAACGAACCGCAGCTGTTCGGCTTCGCTCCCGTCGAGGCGGCGAACCGTGCGTTGAAGCGCGCGGGCATCACCTGGGCGGAGGTGGGCGCCGTCGAGCTGAACGAGGCGTTCGCCGCGCAGTCGCTCGCCTGCCTGGACGCGTGGCCCATCGAACTCGCCATCGTCAACGCCTGGGGCGGCGCCATCGCCATCGGCCACCCGCTCGGCGCGACGGGCACCCGTCTGCTCGGGACGCTCGCCGCGCGGCTGGTCGCCGAGAACCAGCGCTGGGGCGTCGCGGCCCTGTGCATCGGCGTCGGCCAGGGACTCGCGATCGTGCTCGAGAACGTGAGCGGAACAGCCGTCAGCACCACCGCAGTCAGCACCACCGCCGTCAGCACCACGCCGGGAGACGCAGCATGA
- a CDS encoding alpha/beta fold hydrolase codes for MSVPTIVLTALAQRAGDPATPVLVLGPSLGTSVSAVWAPAVPYLAERYTVIGWDLPGHGRSPRPDAPFTLAELAFGVRATLDAARAAGDLGDGALFAAGVSLGGITTLRLALDAPALFSGIGLVCSGARIGEPGAWRARAETVRAQGTPTMLAGSAQRWFAPGFLEREPEVSSRLLHSLSDADKDGYAACCDALAEADLVDELPRIPVPVVAIAGEHDGVVTGEDAWIVASGVAAGSAEWVPGAGHLASAERPERVAEILMRHFARAADSAVSDSYGAGMRVRRQVLGAEHVDRATARSAGAVDEDFQELITRYAWGSIWTRPGLPRTMRSAITLTALIAGGHWEEFELHLHAALRNGLTVAEIREVIMQSAVYCGVPAANHAFSIARGILASDSAR; via the coding sequence ATGAGCGTTCCCACCATCGTCCTCACCGCCCTCGCACAGCGGGCAGGTGACCCCGCCACGCCCGTGCTGGTGCTCGGGCCGTCGCTCGGAACGTCGGTCAGCGCCGTCTGGGCGCCGGCCGTGCCGTACCTGGCCGAACGCTACACCGTGATCGGCTGGGATCTGCCCGGTCACGGGCGCAGTCCCCGGCCGGATGCGCCGTTCACGCTGGCCGAACTCGCCTTCGGTGTGCGGGCGACGCTCGACGCGGCGCGTGCCGCCGGCGACCTCGGTGACGGCGCGCTGTTCGCCGCGGGGGTGTCGCTCGGCGGCATCACGACGCTGCGCCTGGCCCTGGATGCGCCCGCCCTGTTCTCCGGGATCGGACTCGTCTGCTCCGGCGCGAGGATCGGCGAACCGGGCGCGTGGCGGGCGCGGGCGGAGACGGTGCGTGCGCAGGGCACGCCGACCATGCTGGCCGGGTCGGCACAACGCTGGTTCGCGCCCGGCTTCCTGGAACGGGAGCCCGAGGTGTCCAGCCGCCTGCTGCACTCGCTGTCCGATGCGGACAAGGACGGATACGCTGCGTGCTGCGACGCGCTGGCGGAAGCCGACCTGGTGGACGAGCTGCCGCGCATCCCGGTGCCGGTGGTGGCGATCGCGGGGGAGCACGACGGGGTCGTGACCGGTGAGGACGCGTGGATCGTGGCCAGCGGTGTCGCTGCGGGCTCCGCCGAGTGGGTGCCGGGTGCCGGGCATCTCGCGTCGGCCGAGCGGCCCGAGCGCGTGGCCGAGATCCTGATGCGGCACTTCGCGCGGGCTGCCGACAGCGCGGTCAGCGACAGCTACGGGGCCGGGATGCGCGTGCGCCGCCAGGTGCTCGGCGCCGAGCACGTCGACCGGGCCACCGCGCGCAGCGCCGGAGCGGTGGACGAGGACTTCCAGGAGCTGATCACCCGGTACGCCTGGGGTTCGATCTGGACCAGGCCCGGCCTGCCGCGCACGATGCGCAGCGCCATCACCCTCACGGCGCTGATCGCGGGCGGGCACTGGGAGGAGTTCGAGCTGCACCTGCACGCTGCGCTGCGGAACGGGCTGACCGTCGCCGAGATCCGCGAGGTGATCATGCAGAGCGCCGTGTACTGCGGCGTCCCCGCGGCCAATCACGCGTTCTCCATCGCCCGCGGCATCCTGGCGTCCGACAGCGCGCGGTAG